A genome region from Penaeus vannamei isolate JL-2024 chromosome 20, ASM4276789v1, whole genome shotgun sequence includes the following:
- the LOC138865363 gene encoding melanoma-associated antigen E1-like yields the protein MVLGSGSQFLGSGSSSQVLCSGSQVLGSGSLVLGSSSQVLCSGSQVLGSGSLVLCSSSQVLGSSSSSCSPPSGYFEALGNGPDTAIPPPSSSLPNTSIPTPSTSTPKPQNQHHSSPQNRNTNTPRWPRYHDTTSLHLKTNTTVAPQTTIPSHGNGLDTTIPPPSSSLPNTSIPTPSTSTSKPQNQHSTVTPQTTIPALGNGPDTTIPPPSSSLQIPQYQRPLHQPPSLKTNTTVAPQTTIPALGNGPDTAIPPPSSSLQIPQYQRPLHQPPSLKTNTPQ from the exons ATGGTTCTAGGTTCTGGTAGTCAGTTTCTCGGTTCTG GTTCTAGTAGCCAGGTTCTATGTTCTGGTAGTCAGGTTCTAGGTTCTGGTAGCCTGGTTCTAGGTTCTAGTAGCCAGGTTCTATGTTCTGGTAGTCAGGTTCTAGGTTCTGGTAGCCTGGTTCTCTGTTCTAGTAGCCAGGTTCTAGGTTCTAGTTCTAGTAGTTGTAGTCCTCCATCTGGTTATTTTGAAG CACTCGGCAACGGCCCAGATACCGCGATACCACCTCCCTCCAGTAGCCTCCCAAATACCTCAATACCAACGCCCTCTACATCAACCCCCAAGCCTCAAAACCAACACCACAGTAGCCCCCAAAACCGCAATACCAACACCCCACGTTGGCCCAGATACCACGATACCACCTCCCTCCA CCTTAAAACCAACACCACAGTAGCCCCCCAAACCACAATACCATCACACGGCAACGGCCTAGATACCACGATACCACCTCCCTCCAGTAGCCTCCCAAATACCTCAATACCAACGCCCTCTACATCAACCTCCAAGCCTCAAAACCAACACTCCACAGTAACCCCCCAAACCACAATACCAGCACTCGGCAACGGCCCAGATACCACGATACCACCTCCCTCCAGTAGCCTCCAAATACCTCAATACCAACGCCCTCTACATCAACCCCCAAGCCTCAAAACCAACACCACAGTAGCCCCCCAAACCACAATACCAGCACTCGGCAACGGCCCAGATACCGCGATACCACCTCCCTCCAGTAGCCTCCAAATACCTCAATACCAACGCCCTCTACATCAACCCCCAAGCCTCAAAACCAACACACCACAGTAA